A portion of the Phoenix dactylifera chloroplast, complete genome genome contains these proteins:
- the rps7 gene encoding 30S ribosomal protein S7, translated as MSRRGTAEEKTAKSDPIYRNRLVNMLVNRIMKHGKKSLAYQIIYRAVKKIQQKTETNPLSVLRQAIHGVTPDIAVKARRVGGSTHQVPIEIGSTQGKALAIRWLLGASRKRPGRNMAFKLSSELVDAAKGSGDAIRKKEETHRMAEANRAFAHFR; from the coding sequence ATGTCACGTCGAGGTACTGCAGAAGAAAAAACTGCAAAATCCGATCCAATTTATCGTAATCGATTAGTTAACATGTTGGTTAACCGTATTATGAAACACGGAAAAAAATCATTGGCTTATCAAATTATCTATCGAGCCGTGAAAAAGATTCAACAAAAGACAGAAACAAATCCACTATCTGTTTTACGTCAAGCAATACATGGAGTAACTCCCGATATAGCAGTAAAAGCAAGACGTGTAGGCGGATCGACTCATCAAGTTCCTATTGAAATAGGATCTACACAAGGAAAAGCACTTGCCATTCGTTGGTTATTAGGGGCATCCCGAAAACGTCCGGGTCGAAATATGGCTTTCAAATTAAGTTCCGAATTAGTAGATGCTGCCAAAGGGAGTGGCGATGCCATACGCAAAAAGGAAGAGACTCATAGAATGGCAGAGGCAAATAGAGCTTTTGCACATTTTCGTTAA
- the ndhB gene encoding NADH-plastoquinone oxidoreductase chain 2, which translates to MIWHVQNENFILDSTRIFMKAFHLLLFHGSFIFPECILIFGLILLLMIDSTSDQKDRPWFYFISSTSLVISITALLFRWREEPIISFSGNFQTNNFNEIFQFLILLCSTLCIPLSVEYIECTEMAITEFLLFVLTATLGGMFLCGANDLITIFVAPECFSLCSYLLSGYTKRDVRSNEATTKYLLMGGASSSILVHGFSWLYGLSGGEIELQEIVNGLINTQMYNSPGISIALISITVGIGFKLSPAPFHQWTPDIYEGSPTPVVAFLSVTSKVAASASATRIFDIPFYFSSNEWHLLLEILAILSMILGNLIAITQTSMKRMLAYSSIGQIGYVIIGIIVGDSNDGYASMITYMLFYISMNLGTFACIVSFGLRTGTDNIRDYAGLYTKDPFLALSSALCLLSLGGLPPLAGFFGKLHLFWCGWQAGLYFLVSIGLLTSVVSIYYYLKIIKLLMTGRNQEITPYVRNYRRSPLRSNNSIELSMTVCVIASTIPGISMNPILAIAQDTLF; encoded by the exons ATGATCTGGCATGTACAGAATGAAAACTTCATTCTCGATTCTACGAGAATTTTTATGAAAGCGTTTCATTTGCTTCTCTTCCATGGAAGTTTCATTTTCCCAGAATGTATCCTAATTTTTGGCCTAATTCTTCTTCTGATGATCGATTCAACCTCTGATCAAAAAGATAGACCTTGGTTCTATTTCATCTCTTCAACAAGTTTAGTAATAAGCATAACGGCCCTATTGTTCCGATGGAGAGAAGAACCTATAATTAGCTTTTCGGGAAATTTCCAAACGAACAATTTCAACGAAATCTTTCAATTTCTTATTTTACTATGTTCAACTCTATGTATTCCTCTATCCGTAGAGTACATTGAATGTACAGAAATGGCTATAACAGAGTTTCTGTTATTCGTATTAACAGCTACTCTAGGAGGAATGTTTTTATGTGGTGCTAACGATTTAATAACTATCTTTGTAGCTCCAGAATGTTTCAGTTTATGTTCCTACCTATTATCTGGATATACCAAGAGAGATGTACGGTCTAATGAGGCTACTACGAAATATTTACTCATGGGTGGGGCAAGCTCTTCTATTCTGGTTCATGGTTTCTCTTGGCTATATGGTTTATCTGGGGGGGAGATCGAGCTTCAAGAAATAGTGAATGGTCTTATCAATACACAAATGTATAACTCCCCAGGAATTTCAATTGCGCTTATATCCATCACTGTAGGAATTGGGTTCAAGCTTTCCCCAGCCCCTTTTCATCAATGGACTCCTGACATATACGAAGGA TCTCCCACTCCAGTCGTTGCTTTTCTTTCTGTTACTTCGAAAGTAGCTGCTTCAGCTTCAGCCACGCGAATTTTCGATATTCCTTTTTATTTCTCATCAAACGAATGGCATCTTCTTCTGGAAATCCTAGCTATTCTTAGCATGATATTGGGGAATCTCATTGCTATTACTCAAACAAGCATGAAACGTATGCTTGCATATTCGTCCATCGGTCAAATCGGATATGTAATTATTGGAATAATTGTTGGAGACTCAAATGATGGATATGCAAGCATGATAACTTATATGCTGTTCTATATCTCCATGAATCTAGGAACTTTTGCTTGCATTGTATCATTTGGTCTACGTACCGGAACTGATAACATTCGAGATTATGCAGGATTATACACGAAAGATCCTTTTTTGGCTCTCTCTTCAGCCCTATGTCTCTTATCCCTAGGGGGTCTTCCTCCACTAGCAGGTTTTTTCGGAAAACTCCATCTATTCTGGTGTGGATGGCAGGCGGGCCTATATTTCTTGGTTTCAATAGGACTCCTTACGAGCGTTGTTTCTATCTACTATTATCTAAAAATAATCAAGTTATTAATGACTGGACGAAACCAAGAAATAACCCCTTACGTGCGAAATTATAGAAGATCTCCTTTAAGATCAAACAATTCCATCGAATTGAGTATGACTGTATGTGTGATAGCATCTACTATACCAGGAATATCAATGAACCCAATTCTTGCAATTGCTCAGGATACCCTCTTTTAG